DNA sequence from the Candidatus Sulfotelmatobacter sp. genome:
ATGAACGCCACGCGGAGCTTCGAGGAGCCGCGCTCGGAGGAGGAGCAGAAGAAGGCGCGCGAGGAGGCGATCGAGGCGATCCGCAAGTGCTTCGACGACGCGCGCGCCTACTGGAAGGCGGTTGGCGCCGAGGGGCAGGCCAACATCCCGCGGCACGATCGCGACGTGAAGTGGGACGCGATGGGCAAGGCCCTGCGTGGCGAGATCCCGGTGTTCTTCCACGCCTCGACGCTGGCGCAGATCCACGCGGTGCTGCAGTTCGTGGACGAACAGAAGCTGCCCAAGGTCGTGCTGGTGGGCGGCGCCGACGCGTGGATGGTGGCCGACGAGCTGAAGGCCCGCAACATCGCGGTGATCTGCGACCCGACGCTCGAAGTGCCGCGCCATCGTTACGATTCGTACGACGCGTGCTTCACGCTTCCGGCGAAGCTGGCGGCGGCCGGCGTGCGTTTCTGCATTGCCGATGGCGGCACTTCGTTCATCGCCATGAACTCGCGCAATCTCGGCTATCAGGCGAGCATGGCGGCGGCGTTCGGCCTCGATCGCGACGAGGCGCTGCGTGGCGTGACGCTCTATCCCGCGCAGATTCTGGGGCTCGGCGACCGGCTGGGCTCGATCGAGCCGGGGAAGAACGCCGACCTGGTGGTGACCGACGGCGATCTGCTCGACGTGACCACGCACGTGCAGCAGGTGTTCATCGACGGCGAGGCGATCTCGATGGAGACGCGCCAGACCCGCTTGTTCAAGAAATACGATTCGCGGCCGCGCGGGCCGAAGGCGCGGAAGCACT
Encoded proteins:
- a CDS encoding amidohydrolase family protein — protein: MSARLRSLAGARASGAWAAALVAALLAPAAGASTVALVGGTLHPASGPAIANGTVVAKDGRITAVGSGVAVPADAQVVDCSGRQVYPGMVSANTILGLLEIESVRGTADQQEIGEVNPNVRAEVEINPESELIPVTRVNGVTSANVTPLGGAISGTSALIHLAGWTWEDMTLKAPVAMNVRWPRMNATRSFEEPRSEEEQKKAREEAIEAIRKCFDDARAYWKAVGAEGQANIPRHDRDVKWDAMGKALRGEIPVFFHASTLAQIHAVLQFVDEQKLPKVVLVGGADAWMVADELKARNIAVICDPTLEVPRHRYDSYDACFTLPAKLAAAGVRFCIADGGTSFIAMNSRNLGYQASMAAAFGLDRDEALRGVTLYPAQILGLGDRLGSIEPGKNADLVVTDGDLLDVTTHVQQVFIDGEAISMETRQTRLFKKYDSRPRGPKARKH